The Setaria viridis chromosome 9, Setaria_viridis_v4.0, whole genome shotgun sequence sequence CTTATTGTTCAAGGAGAATGGTAGAGTCCAGTACAAAAAGCCTTCGAAGCGGCGGCCGGTGAGTAGGTAATGACCGAATGTAGTTGCAACTTTTACCCAGAGTACCGAGCTCTCATCCTAATTTGGTTAATGATTTTTCTGTGAGTGTCATTTTTCTTGAGTAGAGTGGAGAGCAGAGGAAGTCACTAGTGCATGTAGGAGCATATAAAAGGAGCTGGACAAAAACTTCATTGTTTCGAGCTGTTACTCGATTAATTAGTCTGTGTTGACAGCTGACAGTACTGTCCATGTATTCATCATCCACGTAATTGCAGCCCCACGACTTCATCTATTCTTTGTTTTTCCTTTAATAAATCCACACCGAACGCTTTCACTTGTTGTAATCCTGTAAGAGAATGTCCGGTCAATGGTTCGTGTCCATCAGGGGTAAAAGAGTTGCGTTACTTGCCATCTTCGATGCACGCTGTCCTAGTCAGTTGTTCGTGGTGCTACTTTCAGTTGTGTATTGCACTCTGGAGGACACGTTCAATAGTGGTGATGGTGACTCTAATCTGTTTTCATGGTTGCATGCTGTACAAGAAAAGTTGATGTATGATTTTTTTAGACAACTTATCTAGGTGCAGAttagtccaacaacttgtaaaatgctcaatttagtacaataacttgacaaGTAGGTGCAAATTGATctaacaacttgtaaaatgttacatttagtgcaataacttaGTAAATTGGTGCACCTATAATCCAAACTCTACAACGAAAATGCATTCAATAAAGTAGATCGACATGTGAATTTTCTTTGAAGTAATAATTCTTATTTTTTGTCAATAAAAGTCGTTAATCGTGACCGGCCTGTTTCTTCTCAACTGTgtatatatttatttgttcaTCAGTTAAAATTAAATCAAATTTTGGAATTATGTCATTAGTATTACCGAAAGACTAAAGTCCATAAAAGAGATCCTGGGACCTTAGGTTTGTTTTGCACTGTATTCAACAACTGTAGAGAAGCATGTTTGTTCCTATTAGTTTAGCTTATTTTTACTTTCTTAACAAGTACACGAGCCTTTAAAAGAATATTAATGCAAATTTCTAAATGGTATTGTTAGTAGCATTAACATATTTGGGTTTTTTAGCCGAACgaaaatgcatataatcaaacTAAAAATAGTGAGGGTGAACTTATCAATATTGAATAGGAAATGAAATATTCttaatcaaaattaaattattgcataaaaaattaattaatatatatgAGGACATAACATTAATTTCCTAAATATTGAAGGTTCTCCTTGTCAAATACATTACCATTGCGATACTAATATCAATGGTCAAATAATGCTCAATAATTTGTTCCGACGCAAATATACTCTGGCCcgattgtcggtgttttatactcggcaacctaccgaggggtatcccgagatagtagattggttggtgggggagcGCCGGACgtggaactcaaaggtaaaagcgaggatacaagacacGAATTTATACAAGTTCAAACCGCCAAactagcgtaataccctacgtcatgtttggggtgttgtatattgcgccctgcgcttgggtgttgtttagTGTTGAGAATTttgtcctctgttgtggttctatgaggtcttgacCTGTCGATCTAGGGACCCATACCCTCCTTTATACTCCAAGgtgcaggattactagtcgattacaaggtatgagtcatagtaggattacatagtaggattacagaggaatcctagtaggaatccgttttcttccttccttgcgggtaatGGGGATCTATCCCTAACACCGACAGCAAATATGTGACTTGTTACAACATTTGGACTTCGGATGGACCAATTTGCCAAGTTATggtactaaattgagcattttacaagttgttggactaaTCTGCATCCACATTTCAAGTAATTGTAATAGATAAaatattttacaagttgttgcaCAATAGATacaatttatttaattttttttgaccTGGTGAAGCCCACGCTCAGAGGGCATTCTTAGAGACGTGGAAACTCCGATCCCTAGCAACTTTTAGTGAGATCTTTTATCTAGATTTAATGAAATGTATTAGACCACCAGACAGCACCGGACGTTGCAAGACATTCAACCCTCAAAGAAAAACAGTGCCAAGTAATCACCCAAAATTTTAGCATCATTTTTGCACGACTAGTTTAGGTATTCGCGTGGGATCCCATTGGATTATTCATGTGTTCTTGATGTTTGCTGATCGATGTGAAGCAGTGCACTCTAAATTTGGCAGCAGTTTCGAATGAATGGCTATATTATATATCATCCATCCCCATTTCATGAGGTCGCTTTGGAGCATCCATGTGTTCTGCATGCATAACAGTACGTGAAATGTGAAGAACACTTCAGATTTGGGCATCATGCAAAGAGCTGGTGAGAACTGATCAGCTGTTCCGGATGACTAAAATTGAATAGAGCACATTAAGCAAGAAAAGCAAAAGTCTACGCATAACTGACGTGAAGGCTTATATATACCCTCTGTTTTTCCTAATTCGAACAAAGAGAATGCATGGCCATCTCTTTCCTTGGGGAAAGATTGTGGAGTTTCGTGGGATAGTGGAGATAAAACAAAGAACAGCGATGCGCAGAGAAATGTTGTCTCAGTTCAGTTAGGGAGGTAGGAAGTTCATCAATCTGTAACGCAACCTACTCTTGTTTCATCCATCTGCCGTCTGTAACCCTCAGCGAGCGGCACCACTCCCACTCCAATGCAACAAGTAAAAACCGGCACTTACATTCGAGCAGGGCGGAAGCAACATCGGCACGAGTATCGAGAGGAGCAGGGTGATGTTTGCACAAGTCATTGCTAACCAGTGGCCTAGGTTACAAAGTCCGGATCAGCCTCATGTACTCTTTGATGTTACCTAAACCTACCTAAACCTGAACAGCCCTACCTAAACCTGAACAGCTTTCAGTGAGAACGGAACAGCCCCTTACCGTCACCGCCACACTGAATGGATTCTGCGTATTGTAACCACTGAACAGAAGTTGTATTTTGCATATTGTAAAGTGTGCTTTTTAATATGTCTTCTCACCAATTCAGCACTGACCATTCCCTCTAATATCGTGTGGGTGAAATAAAAAGTTAAAGGCTTACAAAATCTTCTATTGCTTGTGAATCGACGTATTATAATAGAACGATTAAGGTCTATAAACATAATATTAGAAATCCTTGTAAATCTTGCATTGTAGAATTGTACTTTTGATTGTACTTTTGAGTTTTAAAGTAGTACCACGAATACTCGTAAGCCTTCCATTGTAGCATTGTTAAACTGATAGATATATGCTCGAGGGAAGAAcagtgaggactgaggagcACCGCGTCCAATTAGCTTGTTATGGTGCATAGGCCGATATGGTAAGTACGCTCGGAATGGACGCGGTGTAGCTTGTcatttagttcattttagttttGTTAAGTCAACCTTCTCTGACTTTAATCAAAATTTTAATATAACGAAAAAGGTTAATATTTTGGTAGTGCATTTAAACAGTTTAAGACAAAAGTAAAGCGAACTATAATTTGAAGGggaaaaatatattttactATCCTCCCCAATTCAATTTGTCCACTTAGCCCGTTAAGCTTAGCCCATTAAGCAAAATTTAGGTTTGATTGGCTtcccgaactatttcatttaATTCAATTTACCTTCTAatgagttttttcttttttatttctccatgaaCAAATTGAGTTTTagtttcaaattttgtgagtgGATAGGCAACATGATgctttgtattaaaaaatatattaacttttttcatgattattagGTGAGGAATTAATAAAAATACCATAAAAGTAGTCATAACAATTTTTTAATACATTTTTTGTAACATAGGACCTCATGTTACaattcatcttgcaaaatttaaaatcaagttaaaaaaagagaaacatcACTAGAGGGTAAACTGGACCAACTTAAATAAAATTGTTCAAAGGAATAGGCAGATGAAGTGGATTAGTTTTTCTGATTCACAGAATCACAGTTGGTGCATACGGCGATACGGTGAGCGCGGTCGAAACGAGAGGCAAAAATCTAAGTTGCCTGCCCACTCAAACCTAACAGCCATATTTTAGTAAAATATAGCAAGGACTATTTAAAGTATTCCTTTCCTTATCCTTGAACAATCCTTGGTTTATATAGATCTAAGTCGAACACTACTAAGATACAGTGCCAGTGGCCCATACAATTGTCAATTGAAGTTACAGCAAGCGCCCAAGTTGGCACGCCAAGTGTCCAAATATTTTTACTCAATACAGTGCAGCACACGAGCCCTTCAAAAAACCTTACAAGAGCAGTCCCTTTACCCATGAGTCAATTTCTAATGTACAAAAGTAACTAAAACTCATACGCCATTTGCTTGCTAGCGTAGATTTGAGACATCCAGAACAGAGACGGGCATGATACCCATGGAGACATCATTCGTGAAGAACCAAAGTCCAAATTAAAAAAGAAGTGGTCACAAAGAAGTTTCTCAGCATGGTACTAGCTGATAAAAGATCACGTCGTATGAACCCTAGAAGGAAGAGGGCCAGCTAAGCATCCCATGGGATACTGGTTCAGCGTTTTTTCTGATCCTTCCCTGTCTTCATATCATGGGTGAGCATTCTAGGAGCAATGGCCATCGCCATGAGCTCCTGGAACAGAAGCTTACAAGCATAGGGTATGTGTACCTGTCAACATAGTAATATTTATAGCATCAGTTAAACCAGCAGTTAAATAGTTTAAATGCAACATTGGTGGTTTCAAGATACAAACAGTTCCACTTACTTGGACAATGTCAGTTTTGTTCTTGCAGCCCCTACACTCAAATGAGTTTTTCTTTAGGTTGGCGATTGCGATGAGACCACATTTCTCGCATACATGGACTCTGTATGCATCACTCTGGTCAAACAGCCTTTCCTTCAGGAAGAAAGCTGCTCCATGGGCGATCATACAATCCCTTTCCATTTCTCCAAAGCGGAGACCACCGTCACGCGAACGCCCCTCTGCTGGCTGTCGGGTGAGTATCTGAACAGGACCACGACCTCTAGAATGTATCTTGTCGTCCACCATGTGCTTGAGTCTTTGGTAATATGTGGGACCCAGAAAAATCATAGCTGTCAGTTTCCTTCCAGTGTGACCATTGTACATGGTCTCAAATCCACGCATTTGATAACCACATTTATGAAGAGCTTTGCTGATGTTATCCACCTGGTATCAAGGCAAAATATATAAGACACAGAGTCAACATAGCAAATCCCCAGTTTTTTCATTGCCAGATTTACACAGCACAAGCCCCAAGAAATATCAATTATCACTATTACTTTGTGCAACTATACTATAACCAACTGCATCAACCCTTGAATTCAATATTTTCTTAAGAATAAGACAAAAGTCAGGAAGGAATCAGGAATAACGAGTCTCCGGAAAGAACACTTACAGTAACATCAGTGAATGGAGTCGCATCTCCTTCCTTCCCCATGTGAGCTGCAACTTTACCCATAATACACTCAATCAGCTGTCCAATAGTCATACGGGATGGAATAGCATGTGGATTCACAATAATATCAGGTGTGATGCCTTCAATCGTCCATGGCATGTCCTCTTGTGTGTAAGTCATCCCAACAGTTCCTTTTTGTCCATGCCTACTGCTAAACTTGTCTCCAATTTGTGGAATGCGAACTGATCGCATTCTAACCTTGACAAATCTTAGACCATCAGCATTTGTTGTTAACAGAACCTGCACAGAATACAACAGCCTTAGTGGCCTGTTGGTTTCAAACTCATAACAACCACCTGCTAATATAAGAAGGTTTGAGAAACTACTAACCTGATCTACCATACCACTTTCACTGTGCCGCAGAGAAGTACTATGATCGCGCTTAGAATATCTAGAAGCTTGCCCTTGAGCGTCATCTTGTGGAATAGGAGATGTCTTCCCAATAATGACATCTTCACCCGAGACCCTTGTTCCCTGATACATGAATTAAACATATGCAATCAGCATTGCCCCTGATAAAAATAAGTCTGCAGCAATGATCTACTCACAGGTGGTGCAAGGCCATCATCATCTAGTTTATCGTATGACCCATGGCGCATTCCCTACAACGAAAGGTTATAACAACATTAGCCTGATGAGaggaagaaaaatataaaacaatTTAAAAAACACACCATAGTATTCTCCCTATTTGGGCGACCAAATTCCTCTTTGACAAGTgtccccatcttcttctcctcatcTCTGCATATGAAGTTCAAAACTTAGATTGCAAGCAGTCAAGGACTAGACTACTGCACGATGGCATAGCTTAATAAATTTGCACTATACCTGTAAGAGCGGAAAAATAGTGATCGGAAGAACCCACGATCTATGGAAGATTGATTCATGATAACTGAATCTTCTTGGTTATAACCAGAGTAGCAAGAGATAGCGACGATTGCGTTCTACACAAATCATGAAAATAATGCATCAATCAATGCATATAGTACAAATAAAACATAATGTACAGAAAGCTAAATGCCCTGCGGTAAGACTAGAATGTTCACTCACAATGCCAGCTGGTAACTGTCTGAAGTGCAAATGTTCCATAGCACGTGTAGTAACTAGAGGCTTTTGTGGGTAGTAGAGAACGTAGGCCAATGTGTCCTGAATCATGATGGTTGGATAAGGTTCAGACATATATCATCAAGCAAAGAAATCAAAAAAATGTTTACTCACCATTCTTAACTGGTAGTTGGTGACATAAATTCCCATGGCTTGCTTTCCCATAGCAGACTGATATGTATTACGAGGTGACTGCATTATCAATGGGAGGAATTAGACTTCGTCAGAGGGAAAAAGTTGTAGCACTGGAACATTGTGGAAGTGAAAGATTTACCTGGTTGTGATCAGGAAAAGGAATAATTGATGCACAAACACCAAGAATCAAAGAAGGATGGATCTCACAATGCGTGTAGGTCTCAGAATACGCCTCCTCTGGGTTGTGTCTTGCATTTATAAGGTCCTGAAATTTTTTCATTGGCGTTAGCAGGTGAAAGTCAACACAGAAGGAAAAAGGTAAAGCTATTAATGAAATGCCATGGAATGGAGTATACAAAGTTTCTCCACATAGAAGAAACTTCATAATTGTCTTCCACAGACAAGGATTTCAGAATATGTTAAATCAGGTAAACAAGCATATCTTACTTACATTTATAGTCATGGAGATCATGGTAGTCTCCTCTTCTTCGGTATCTATGTACTCTATATATCCTTTTGAGACCAACTCATGCCAACCTTCATCAGGAGTCTCCTGGATAAAAGAAGCATATGAGAAAAAATATGCAAATATAAAGTTAAATGCAAGTCAGCAAATGTTGATAAACATCAGACCCTTTGTTGCAATGCTCGGATATGCGCCTTCTTGATGAGCAGCCTCTGGTTCTCAACAATAAACAATGGACGACTGCAACGCCCATAATCCGTGTAGAGTCGAAGTTCTTTAAGACGGATATCACGAACCACACCAACTTCAGTGTTGACATCAATctgaaaatgaaaaacaagCAAATTTGAGATCTTATGGTCCTCTGAGTGGAATCCTTAACCTGCAATGTGTTGCCATGTCATTGTAAAACCATACTATAGTAGATGAAATTTGCAGCATATAATTATATTACGAAAAGAAGTTTAAATTGCATATGACACCACCATTGCTAAAATATTTGCACCCTATCAGTCACATATATATAGTTTACGCTTCCACATGTGTGTGGGTGAATAATTGGCGATTTTATAACTCATCTAATTTGCCATTTTGTCTGCAGTGTCAAAATGAAAATTAGACATTAAAGCATGGAACAAACCTGTCTTCTTAAACGCCTAAGAGTCTTCACCAGCAGGTCAGGGTTCCTATGAATTCCAACCCAACAACCATTGACAAAAATTTTAGCAGCTTGTGGAATGACGGCTGGTGATATCTCCTGCAGAAAATGGGTAAATAGTAAATAAAACATTGTAAGAAATTAAACTAGAACAAAACCATAAGGTTGGGAAggtaaaacaaaataaaatcacaTGAACACATTGACACGAAGGAATAAAAAACAAACCTCAAAATTTTCTGTGCCCCACTCCTCCAAAAATTCCAAAATTGGATTTGCAGCAGAACCAACAGTGATGTATACCATCAAGGCAAGATTTTTCACCAAGCCGCAAGCCTGTGCACAAGGCACACACAGAATTATAGGACAACTGAATAATCAACGGTTTGGCTCaggaaatatgacttaaggcaCCAAATCACTTACTTGTCCTTCTGGTGTTTCAGCAGGACACATCATTCCCCAATGAGAGTTATGCAACTGGCGGGGCTTTGCCAATTTCCCTATTGGTAAGATTAGAACAGAATTTTAAAATCAAGTCTTCATGGAGAAAAAAGTATTATAGGATATAAAATCTGCGATATCCACCTTCACGCCCAATGGGAGAGTTCAGCCTCCGGAGATGTGACAGCGTAGAAGCATAAGTCAGGCGATTGAGCACCTTTGTAAGAAGAATTGCAGAACATAGATCAGCAATTTTTTTCACTAAATGGAATCAAAAGTAGTGATTTAAATGAGTATTGAAGTGATCAAGGAAAAATAGACACCTGAGAAACCCCCGCTCTGGTTCCAGCTTGGTTAGCCTGCCCCCAGTTCCCAGTAGCAAGGGAATACTTCAAGCCGCTGGTAATAGTTTTTGCTTTGATAGCAAATTGCAAATTAACTTCCTTTCCATTATCTACACACTAGAACCAAGGAAAAAGAGGAGTTAATAACTATCAGCACtgaatggaagagaaaaaagaatttcACAATATAGATAGCAAGAAACCTTTTGCACATAAGATCTCACATCCCTTGTTAACTTCCTGAAGAGCTGTAGTTGCAGGAGAGAAACAAAGTTGGTACTATATCCAGAAAAAGGGACTAACATCATTTCAATATTCTGGTATATTTAGACAAACCATTCTAAACAGCCCTCCAAGCAATGGACCAGCAAGATCTAGTCTTTTGTTGCCATAATGATCTCGGTCGTCCTCAGCTCTTCGACCAAGAGCACACATCAGTAGGCGGTGAATAATGTATCTGCAAAACAAGAGTACAGAAAATTACCCTCTCTACTTTCAAGTTTAAATAGAAATTAATATTACAGATGCCTCACAGATGGCTTGACAAGGAGCACGTACCCAAAATAGTATGCCTTCTTAGTTTCACAAAATTCCCCCACACCAACATGAGGCAAcatttccttttgaagtatTTCTTTTGCATacctaaaattaaaaaaatgagagtATTAGCAGAACTATAACTCAAACCCGTAGTGATGCAATGTCAATTCTTTACTCGACATACTTAATTCTCTTTTCTCGAGTGACACCAACTGTAGCTCCACGCTTTCCAATATAGTCCAGAGCAACCTATGAAGAAGGCTCAGTTCAAAACGTACCATAAGTAACaaccaaacaaaacaacatGCTTGCAAGTAAAACTAACTAGTTGAAGTAAAACAGGGCGTCTTCCACCTCTCTTCCATAAGTACCTGTTGATTTTGAATAACAAAAGCTTCCTCCAGGGATGGGCGTAGTAATTCCATCATTTGTGTATCAGAAAAGTCATAACATATGTGCTCCAGTATATCTTTGTCAGCAACAAATCCTAATGCTCGAAAAACAATGATAATGGGAATGTCCGCACGAATATAGGGCAGAGTAGCACGGATATATTGACCAGATGAACCCTGCAGTATGAGGAACATCACAAATGTAACATCTCATAAGACCAGCTAACCAGCCATACTGCAACCTGACTTGTACAAGATGACAGCTATACAAGCAAATGCATTTATTGcgaattaatttttttaaattataagAAGTCACTAACCCCTTTTGCTCCTGCTCGCGAAAGCATCCTTACAAACATGCTGCTGGCTGGTCTGTTCTGGTTCTCAGCCATGGAACGGACTTCAGCCACATATGAAAATTTGTTTGGTTGCCTCTTCTTAAAGACATAAACATGGTTGGTGCTCATCTTCTCCTGGGCAATAAGAACCTTTTCGCTTCCATTGATAATGAAATAACCGCCTTGGTCATAAGGGCACTCCCCGAGTTCGGTAAGGTCCTTCTCAGATTGTTGATATAGTGTGCAGTAACTAGAACGCAACATGATTGGAACCTGCAGGTTATTAGAAGGTTGAGGAGCCAATAATACAATTGAGAAAACTTTCTTCAAATGTTAAATACAGCACCTTCCCAATGAACACTTTCGGGTAATCTGAAGTTTCTGTAACTTCCTCACAGTCATGTCCTTTCTTCATTACTCTGTATGATACATCAACGTACAGTGGTGCCGAGTATGTCAAGTTCCTGAGCCTTGCCGATTTTGGAAATAAAGTAGCTGTCTCTCCATCAGCTTCTGTCATCATTGGCTTGCTGAGATAGATTTGACCAAAGCTGATCTTGTGCAGAGTCTAGTGAAGAATATAGTGTAACCATTAGTCATAAGGAGAATGGCAAAAGAATAAATAATAGGATGAGACGGGTTCCATTAACACAACATCAGGCTTTGGTATATGTTATTTTATTAATGGATATTTTTCACATATAGATAGAATGGCATGATGTATTTCTAGGAATTTAAGACGACCATATTGACCCAAGCATCAGATTGCTATTGATCAAAACATTCCTTTTCGCTTTACTATGCAATTTTAGAATATATCTTGGAACATTTTAATACAAGTTTCACTTTATAATCTTCCATAATTACTAATAAAAGGAGAAATGTTCCCTGGCATCAATATGTTTTGTATTTACTGACGAGTGCTTCTGCGCAAAAACATCCATAAAAGCAATTCGTGTCTCAGATGACTTCTCTAAGAATTTAGAAAGGTCTTGAAACTTATCTGTTTTTTGCGAGTGCTTTGCAATAACATCATTGATTGATTTCACAGAAAATCTGAATGCTAATCTTTGAATTGTGTTTTTCCTTTGCAAACACTTCAGCTACCATTATCCATCAGCTAGTTCCTCAAACAAATAAAGTACAAGTAGTCATCACAAGACCTTAGCTACATGCTAGCTTCATCATAAGATCAACTCCATATATGTCTAGTGACAGCTGAAATCACTAAAAATGCCCTCGTTCAATGTACAAAACTCACTCTAGCCTCTTAACTCAACCGAGCCCACCACATCATACCGAGCAAACTTAAGCAGAAGCTAATCTAAACACTAAAACTAAACAATGCCACCCTCCAAAATTCCAAACTGACCACCAATGTCAGGGTTTAGGGTTGCTGCATATCATTGCAAAATTCTCCCTCCAGCCATAAAATTGAACACTACTAATGGCTGTGCCAGCTCCAAAACCCTAAGTAGGTGCTGACCCCTGCCCATCGCTACTGAGACGCCAGACCATACCGAGCTCCCCCAACCCTAACCGCCCAATCTAGCAGCAGCAAACAGCGAAAAATTCAAGCCACGCTTGCTAGGATCGATCAGGGTGGGGCAACAACCTCGGCGAACTCGGCCTGGCGGCCGGGGTTGTGCTGCGACTCGGGGCGGATCTCGATGTCGGCGGACTCGTCGACGATCTCCTGCATGGTGTTCTGGATGAACTCGTCGAATGAGTCGAGCTGCTGGCGCACGAGGCCCTTCTCCTCGAAGTAGGCGGAGATGACGGCCCAGGCGTCCTCCTGGGTGATCTCCTCCTCGTCCCGCTGCTCggcgtccccgtccccgtcctcTTCCATCtcgtccccgtccccgccgccgtaccccacctcctcctcctcctccgcgtacCCCGCGTGGCCGCCGCGGTGCTGGTGGTGCCCGCCGTAGCCCATCTCCATCCCCTCCTCGTActcgtcgtcctccatggcCGGAGGAACCCTAGACCTAGTGGCTGGCTGATGCGCCGGgggcggggtggggcggggcGAGGCGAGGGGTCTGTGTCTCGGCGAGCCGCAGCCGCCTCTCGCGAGAGCTCGGAGACGGGGAGGGGGGCGGGGCGAAGTAGGGAGAGGGGAAGTGGAATTGGGGGCGATTGCCTGATTTTGTTCGCAAGATATCCGAAGGTGTAGAACAGGCGAGGTCGGTTTGGGGAGTTCGGGCCTTTTTGGGCCGGCTGGAAGAACGACGGGTGGATTCATGGGCTTTCAAGGTCCGGGGTTGGGGCCCAGCCAGTTAGATTAAGCAAACTTTAGTGTTCAGAAGATTTGCGAAAGGGGAcgtttggtttggagatggCTAAACCAAAACTTGTCTTATTCAGCGGTGAGCAGCATGTTTTCAGAAAAGAACACGACCTTAATTGAACATGTAATCTTACCGTTTCTTGTCGAAgtattttgttttgaaaaaaactTGTCTTCGCCTCCGATGGCGAGGTGGATTGTGTGTCAGTGGCGCCTGCACGCTTTCTCGCCGTCAAAGGTCAAAACCCACAGCCAGCACCAGCACTGAAGGATTCAAGGCGATCTCTGCACACCAACTCTCTGGAGCCACTAGTACTCGGAATAACAAAGTTAATCTTTTCTTTTAACGTAAGAAATTTGCCGTAAATTTTATTAgcagagagaaaagaaaacaagaataaaacaagcaactcaaaaacaaagagaaagacgaaaggagggggaggggcaacTACAACTCCCCAAACGACTCAAACACCCGGCAACTACTAcaaacagcaggagcaaggcaaTAACCCAAGGAAAAGAGTCAGCCCAGCACTTAGTTGTTGGGCAAGAAGGCGCAGAACTAGTCGAAGATCTCTCCCTAGTTGTCGCAGCTTGGTAGTATTGAGCATCATTTTTAATCAACGAAGCCACTTCTACCACTTCCTTTGATACG is a genomic window containing:
- the LOC117837811 gene encoding DNA-directed RNA polymerase II subunit RPB2; translated protein: MEDDEYEEGMEMGYGGHHQHRGGHAGYAEEEEEVGYGGGDGDEMEEDGDGDAEQRDEEEITQEDAWAVISAYFEEKGLVRQQLDSFDEFIQNTMQEIVDESADIEIRPESQHNPGRQAEFAETLHKISFGQIYLSKPMMTEADGETATLFPKSARLRNLTYSAPLYVDVSYRVMKKGHDCEEVTETSDYPKVFIGKVPIMLRSSYCTLYQQSEKDLTELGECPYDQGGYFIINGSEKVLIAQEKMSTNHVYVFKKRQPNKFSYVAEVRSMAENQNRPASSMFVRMLSRAGAKGGSSGQYIRATLPYIRADIPIIIVFRALGFVADKDILEHICYDFSDTQMMELLRPSLEEAFVIQNQQVALDYIGKRGATVGVTREKRIKYAKEILQKEMLPHVGVGEFCETKKAYYFGYIIHRLLMCALGRRAEDDRDHYGNKRLDLAGPLLGGLFRMLFRKLTRDVRSYVQKCVDNGKEVNLQFAIKAKTITSGLKYSLATGNWGQANQAGTRAGVSQVLNRLTYASTLSHLRRLNSPIGREGKLAKPRQLHNSHWGMMCPAETPEGQACGLVKNLALMVYITVGSAANPILEFLEEWGTENFEEISPAVIPQAAKIFVNGCWVGIHRNPDLLVKTLRRLRRQIDVNTEVGVVRDIRLKELRLYTDYGRCSRPLFIVENQRLLIKKAHIRALQQRETPDEGWHELVSKGYIEYIDTEEEETTMISMTINDLINARHNPEEAYSETYTHCEIHPSLILGVCASIIPFPDHNQSPRNTYQSAMGKQAMGIYVTNYQLRMDTLAYVLYYPQKPLVTTRAMEHLHFRQLPAGINAIVAISCYSGYNQEDSVIMNQSSIDRGFFRSLFFRSYRDEEKKMGTLVKEEFGRPNRENTMGMRHGSYDKLDDDGLAPPGTRVSGEDVIIGKTSPIPQDDAQGQASRYSKRDHSTSLRHSESGMVDQVLLTTNADGLRFVKVRMRSVRIPQIGDKFSSRHGQKGTVGMTYTQEDMPWTIEGITPDIIVNPHAIPSRMTIGQLIECIMGKVAAHMGKEGDATPFTDVTVDNISKALHKCGYQMRGFETMYNGHTGRKLTAMIFLGPTYYQRLKHMVDDKIHSRGRGPVQILTRQPAEGRSRDGGLRFGEMERDCMIAHGAAFFLKERLFDQSDAYRVHVCEKCGLIAIANLKKNSFECRGCKNKTDIVQVHIPYACKLLFQELMAMAIAPRMLTHDMKTGKDQKKR